In the Oscarella lobularis chromosome 14, ooOscLobu1.1, whole genome shotgun sequence genome, one interval contains:
- the LOC136195407 gene encoding eukaryotic translation initiation factor 2A-like — protein sequence MDRFLAVRGSRGLSFASGSQTEPRDDSSHCRVMNFSQDGAFFAWCNGESVAIYDVRLDKLVQKLPKPKAVGLVFSPKSSYLCIWSPYSVGVSASAGACNLCVHRTESGELANEYIHKKFDAWCPQWSDDEVICANNVSNEIRFYSEIGGRVSHKLRIENVATFSLSSGAPPYKVAAYVPGVKGAPSFVRIYQYPNFDSPASALANKSFFKADRVEIKWNQNASGVLVLTSTEVDKTGGSYYGEQGLHFIGTNGESSMVPLAKKGPIYSAEWSPNSKDFCVVYGYMPAKATLYNTKCESIYDFGTGPRNAVHINPHGNIICLAGFGNLRGNLEFWSRKDLKLINKTQASDSTFFQWCPDGEHFVTATTAPRLREGNGYKIWHYLSRQLHVWNSPPKEELWEVSWKPGVFPEKEIRYPTAAELKQQEAAKPAVYRPPNARGKPPRSPFPKEDELPQGAAAAAAAKDEGKQLSKAAAKNKKKREAKLRAREREAEEEKKAVAEKLPSEKAPVSPPPPTEAESGEKDKKLRALKKKLRQVNELKQQQADGKQLQVNQLEKIKTEDDLIEQIRLLEQ from the exons ATGGATCGCTTCCTGGCTG TGAGAGGTAGCCGTGGACTGTCTTTTGCGTCGGGGTCTCAAACAGAGCCGAG AGATGACTCGTCTCATTGCCGCGTTATGAACTTTAGCCAAGACGGAGCGTTCTTCGCCTGGTGCAATGGAGAATC AGTTGCGATATATGACGTAAGACTAGATAAACTCGTTCAGAAGCTACCTAAGCCCAAAGCTGTGGGATTGGTCTTCTCACCAAAAAGTTCCTATCTGTGCATTTGGTCACCGTATTCTG TTGGCGTCTCCGCTTCGGCTGGAGCATGCAATCTCTGCGTGCATCGGACCGAATCAGGAGAACTTGCCAACGAATATATTCACAAGAAATTTGATGCATG GTGTCCTCAGTGgagtgacgacgaagtgatCTGCGCCAACAACGTGTCAAACGAAATACGTTTCTATAGTGAAATAG GTGGACGTGTCAGTCACAAACTCAGGATAGAAAATGTTGCCACGTTTTCCTTATCCTCTGGTGCACCGCCGTACAAAGTAGCCGCGTATGTACCAGGAGTGAAG GGTGCACCCTCTTTTGTACGAATTTATCAGTATCCCAATTTTGACAGTCCAGCATCTGCCTTGGCCAATAAGAGTTTTTTCAAAGCGGATAGAGTAGAAATCAAATGGAATCAAAACG CCTCGGGGGTTTTGGTGTTAACTTCAACGGAAGTCGATAAAACAGGAGGATCGTACTACGGAGAACAAGGATTGCATTTTATAGGCACAAACGGGGAGAGCAGTATGGTTCCTTTAG CAAAAAAGGGCCCAATCTATTCAGCAGAATGGAGCCCCAATAGCAAAGATTTTTGCGTCGTTTATGGCT ATATGCCAGCGAAGGCCACTCTTTACAATACCAAGTGTGAATCTATCTATGACTTCGGAACTGGGCCACGCAATGCCGTTCACATTAATCCACACGGCAATA tcATTTGCTTGGCGGGGTTTGGAAACTTGAGGGGGAATCTG GAGTTTTGGAGTAGAAAAGACCTTAAACTGATCAATAAGACTCAA GCTAGTGACTCAACGTTCTTCCAGTGGTGTCCTGACGGAGAACACTTCGTCACAGCCACAACGGCTCCTCGACTTCGCGAGGGAAACGG ATACAAAATTTGGCATTACCTTAGCCGACAGCTTCATGTCTGGAACTCGCCACCTAAAGAAGAACTCTGGGAG GTTTCGTGGAAGCCCGGCGTTTTTCCGGAGAAGGAAATTCGATACCCCACTGCTGCGGAATTGAAGCAGCAAGAAG CTGCAAAGCCAGCAGTATATAGACCACCAAATGCCAGAGGCAAACCACCGCGCTCCCCTTTCCCG AAAGAAGATGAGTTACCTCAaggtgctgctgctgctgctgctgccaaAGACGAAG GAAAGCAGTTGTCTAAGGCAGCGGCCAAgaataaaaagaaacgagaggCGAAGTTACGAGCTCGCGAAAGAGAAgcggaggaagagaagaaagccgTTGCAGAGAAGTTGCCAAGTGAGAAAGCACCGGTCTCACCTCCTCCACCTACAGAAGCAGAGTCGGGAGAGAAAGACAAGAAACTGAGAGCTCTAAAAAAG AAATTGAGGCAAGTCAATGAGCTCAAGCAGCAGCAAGCAGACGGCAAACAACTTCAAGTCAATCAG ctcgaaaaaatcaaaaccgaAGATGACCTCATCGAGCAAATCCGTCTTCTTGAACAGTAG